A single genomic interval of Selenomonadales bacterium harbors:
- a CDS encoding PAS domain S-box protein, which produces MLMALRLVLNLLLALLVSLFGSAIVLSSRRRPNAWLWGAVFGLAICFTMIKPVMIQPGWLFDFRAVVIALSGFAGGLPTYLTAASIGSLYRLYLGGAGAFPGVAAICAAGLVGVYFGRRTPARKGPSVTSLLGLGTLLAIITISFTLIGSLVSRQGIVMTWPLALLLLSLTPLGTAMAFVAFAQVHKRLVEQATLEALVTSLPTGLTVLDAKGRVLATNRTARLVEPSQLPRVTGEDPLLIDGRKYLVGRQPLSMPLVECGELVTEDDVTAWHDAIEQLRNFFELAEDLMVVLGPQDEVLHANQAAILFGLQPVANFLDFAHPEDRVGAKARDSFFEGRFTRTDGALRWLAWSFVTDAPGGRVYAVGRDITEDRKYLDALRTTTALLKEQSLFLELAFDAVIVRDLSGNITFWNSGAVRTYGYSRKQALGKQYHALFGVSYPIPLEQIEAELERNEEWHGEVVRFHRDGTKMLVSCHWALKRDERHLPVAILEVSRDVTEQANARQATAHLAALVEQSQDAIMSTDLSGRILTANSAAGTLLSCNAAKVVGQSVLGLVEPEQRSIFQRELDRVRLERAARRANLNFYTTDGGLVPVAITLSLMPSQRGNADGISLILRDLTAKHIRDKEIARLDRLSLASQLAAGIGHEVRNPLTTIRGFLQLFCMREDLVGYTAQFKLLIGAIDRMNETLSEFLALARNHPVELLPVDINAVIRALLGLLEADARQAACVLECELEPVPHISASERAIRQVLVNLVRNALEASSPGGDVTVRTASVDGRVVLSVRDTGVGIPADVRAQIGTPFFTTKPEGTGLGLTVCQAIARQHGATLTFDSEEGVTTFYMSFPPAH; this is translated from the coding sequence ATGCTAATGGCTTTGCGCTTGGTGCTCAACCTGCTCTTGGCGCTACTGGTATCCTTATTTGGGTCAGCTATTGTCTTGTCGTCTCGCCGAAGGCCAAACGCCTGGCTGTGGGGCGCGGTGTTTGGCCTAGCAATCTGTTTCACCATGATCAAGCCCGTGATGATTCAGCCTGGGTGGCTGTTTGACTTTCGCGCTGTCGTCATCGCTCTTAGCGGCTTTGCAGGCGGCTTGCCTACTTATCTCACCGCTGCCTCTATAGGCTCTCTCTATCGGCTCTACTTGGGGGGCGCCGGTGCTTTCCCCGGAGTGGCAGCGATATGTGCCGCAGGCTTAGTCGGTGTGTATTTTGGACGAAGGACCCCTGCGAGAAAGGGCCCATCGGTGACCAGCCTCCTAGGTTTGGGGACGCTATTGGCCATAATAACGATTTCGTTCACCTTGATAGGATCCCTGGTGTCGCGACAGGGAATAGTAATGACTTGGCCATTGGCCCTGCTGCTGCTTAGCCTGACGCCTCTGGGTACGGCCATGGCCTTTGTGGCTTTTGCACAGGTACACAAGCGGCTCGTCGAGCAAGCGACGCTTGAAGCTCTGGTTACCTCACTCCCTACCGGACTGACCGTCTTGGATGCTAAGGGACGCGTCTTGGCCACAAATCGAACAGCGAGATTAGTCGAGCCGTCGCAGCTTCCCCGTGTGACGGGAGAAGACCCGCTGCTAATTGACGGGCGCAAGTATCTAGTCGGGCGGCAACCATTAAGTATGCCTCTGGTGGAGTGTGGGGAACTCGTCACCGAAGACGATGTTACAGCTTGGCATGACGCCATCGAGCAGCTGCGCAACTTCTTTGAGCTAGCAGAAGACCTTATGGTTGTGCTTGGTCCGCAGGACGAGGTCTTGCATGCCAACCAGGCCGCTATTCTGTTTGGCCTGCAGCCAGTGGCGAACTTTTTAGACTTCGCGCACCCCGAAGATCGCGTCGGTGCCAAAGCTCGCGACAGCTTCTTTGAAGGCCGCTTTACTCGCACAGACGGTGCACTGCGGTGGCTGGCCTGGTCTTTTGTGACCGACGCGCCGGGTGGGAGGGTCTACGCCGTAGGGCGTGACATAACCGAAGACAGGAAGTATCTTGATGCCCTGCGCACTACGACGGCCCTACTGAAAGAACAGAGCCTCTTCTTGGAATTAGCCTTCGACGCCGTTATCGTACGGGACCTGAGCGGGAATATCACTTTCTGGAACAGCGGAGCCGTGCGCACCTACGGATATTCTCGCAAGCAGGCTTTAGGGAAGCAGTATCATGCGCTCTTTGGGGTTAGCTACCCAATACCTCTAGAGCAAATCGAAGCGGAGCTAGAGAGAAACGAAGAGTGGCATGGTGAGGTAGTTAGGTTTCACAGAGATGGCACAAAGATGTTGGTGTCATGTCACTGGGCACTGAAGCGCGATGAGCGACATCTTCCCGTTGCCATACTAGAGGTTAGCCGCGATGTTACCGAACAGGCAAATGCACGCCAAGCAACAGCGCATTTGGCGGCACTGGTGGAGCAGTCGCAAGACGCGATTATGAGCACCGATCTCTCCGGTCGCATCCTTACGGCGAACAGTGCCGCGGGAACCTTGCTTAGCTGTAACGCCGCGAAGGTTGTGGGGCAATCTGTGCTGGGGCTGGTAGAGCCGGAGCAGCGCAGTATTTTTCAGCGGGAGTTAGACCGCGTCCGTTTGGAGCGCGCTGCGCGGCGAGCAAACTTGAATTTCTATACGACAGACGGGGGTTTGGTGCCGGTGGCTATCACTCTGTCCCTGATGCCGAGTCAGCGCGGCAATGCGGACGGCATATCGCTGATTCTTCGCGACCTTACCGCCAAACACATCCGCGACAAAGAGATTGCGCGCCTCGACAGGCTGAGTTTGGCCAGCCAACTCGCTGCCGGCATCGGCCATGAAGTGCGTAATCCCCTTACCACTATTCGGGGGTTCCTGCAGCTGTTCTGTATGCGTGAAGACCTAGTCGGTTACACCGCCCAGTTTAAGCTGCTAATTGGCGCTATAGACCGCATGAATGAGACTCTTTCAGAGTTTCTCGCACTGGCCCGCAATCACCCCGTAGAGCTTCTGCCTGTCGACATCAATGCTGTCATCAGAGCTCTGCTGGGGTTACTTGAAGCCGATGCCCGACAGGCCGCGTGCGTATTAGAGTGCGAGCTAGAGCCTGTGCCGCATATCTCTGCCAGCGAGCGGGCGATACGACAGGTGTTAGTTAACCTCGTGCGCAATGCGCTGGAGGCTTCGTCCCCAGGCGGAGATGTCACGGTACGCACGGCATCTGTAGACGGGCGGGTAGTGCTATCCGTGCGCGATACAGGGGTCGGTATCCCTGCTGACGTGCGGGCGCAGATTGGCACGCCGTTTTTCACTACTAAGCCTGAGGGCACGGGGCTTGGGCTTACCGTATGTCAAGCCATTGCCCGCCAGCATGGAGCCACGCTTACCTTTGACAGCGAGGAAGGCGTGACGACATTCTACATGTCTTTCCCGCCCGCTCACTGA
- the dut gene encoding dUTP diphosphatase, with the protein MRETITVPVERLHPAAKLPTYAHVDDAGADVYALEETVIPPQATVAVRTGLKFAVPRGYELQVRPRSGLSLNTKLRIANSPGTIDCGFAEEVLVLVDNTGATPFVVSPGLRLCQLVLQRVPQALFAEVESIAPYLPADRKGGFGSTGQ; encoded by the coding sequence ATGCGAGAAACTATCACCGTACCGGTAGAACGGCTGCATCCGGCAGCGAAACTCCCTACCTATGCTCATGTGGACGACGCAGGAGCGGATGTCTATGCGCTAGAAGAGACTGTTATTCCGCCGCAGGCGACGGTAGCCGTGCGGACCGGGCTTAAGTTCGCTGTGCCGCGAGGGTACGAGCTACAGGTGCGGCCGCGCTCAGGCTTGTCGCTTAACACTAAGCTCCGCATCGCCAATAGCCCCGGTACCATCGACTGCGGCTTCGCGGAAGAAGTCCTTGTCCTGGTAGACAACACAGGCGCGACTCCGTTTGTCGTTTCGCCGGGGTTGCGGCTATGCCAACTGGTCTTGCAGCGGGTGCCGCAAGCTCTTTTCGCGGAAGTGGAGAGCATTGCCCCGTACCTGCCGGCCGACAGAAAGGGCGGCTTCGGCTCAACAGGTCAGTGA